The genomic interval TCTTTTCAAAGGTATTCATATCGATAGTCCCCTTGCGGGGTCCATAGCCGGAGTATATAAAATGAATCATGAGAACTCTTTCCGGCATATCCTTTATATGCTCAATCAATTGCTTTGCATTTTCGATATTGCTGTGCGTTATATCCGGAAGAAGGCACATTCCGAAGAAGGTCTCCCAATCAAAAAACTCCTCGAGTTTCTGAACAATGTCAGAGGTGAGAATACTTCTTGTCTCGTTAATCCAGTTCTGAATATCCCTATCTTGCTCAAAATCCTCCTTATGGAGCGAGGATTTGAGATATTCGAGAAATCGGTCGTTGTTATTCAGCCTGAAAAGGCCGTGAAGAAGGTCGCAAGCAGTGCTTCGGCAAACCTCCACCTTGTCTATCCATTTCATAATGGCGCACCTCCAGAGAACCTAATCAACGGAATTATTGTATCACCTGCGGAACCCATACCAAAGTCATTATACAGCGTTCAACGGGCTCCACTCTCAGATATGGAACCATGTCCGGTGGTTTCGCGCAAAACTAGAGTATCAGCAGACTGACTGCCATCAATGCCATTCCCGCAATCAAACCCGAAATTGAGAGATGGTGCTTTCCATACTTCTCTGCTGAAGGTAGAAGCTCATCCAGGGATATGTAAACCATGATACCGGCGACACCGGCAAATACAACTCCAAAAGCCATTTCGTTGAAGAGAGTGTTGATTAAGGCGAATCCAATTAATGCTCCGGCCGGTTCTGCAAGACCGGAAAGGAAAGAATAAACGAATGCCTTCTTTCTGCTTCCGGTTGCTTGATAAATCGGAACTGCCACAGCTATACCTTCAGGAATGTTATGAATTGCAATTGCGACTGCTATTGGAATACCAAGTGAAGGATCCTTCATCGCCGCCAAAAATGTGGCAAGTCCTTCAGGAAAGTTATGAACTGCAATAGCAAATGCAGTGAAGATGCCCATTCTCATCAGACTTCTGTTCATCTGCTGCATTTCATCTACGTCTCTCAT from Mesotoga infera carries:
- the zupT gene encoding zinc transporter ZupT codes for the protein MELVNFWPALFLTIFAGLSTGVGSVLAILTKKTNTRFLSVSLGFSAGIMIYVSFVEIFVKSRESLQEAIGNGLSDWINVIAFFGGIGLIALIDFLVPSAENPHEMRDVDEMQQMNRSLMRMGIFTAFAIAVHNFPEGLATFLAAMKDPSLGIPIAVAIAIHNIPEGIAVAVPIYQATGSRKKAFVYSFLSGLAEPAGALIGFALINTLFNEMAFGVVFAGVAGIMVYISLDELLPSAEKYGKHHLSISGLIAGMALMAVSLLIL